In a single window of the Aminomonas paucivorans DSM 12260 genome:
- the aroQ gene encoding type II 3-dehydroquinate dehydratase — translation MGTRRFLVLNGPNLNLLGEREPEVYGSVTLEEVEVRCRRWGEERGVELRFAQSNHEGVLLDRLQEARRDCAGGVFNPGAYTHTSVALRDCVAALRIPVVEVHLSNTHAREPFRRRSLLAPVAAGRVEGFGAAGYLLALEGLLGILRERGL, via the coding sequence GTGGGGACGCGTCGGTTCCTCGTGCTGAACGGCCCCAACCTGAACCTGCTGGGGGAGCGGGAGCCGGAGGTGTACGGCTCCGTCACCCTGGAGGAGGTGGAGGTCCGATGCCGTCGATGGGGGGAGGAGCGGGGGGTGGAGCTGCGCTTCGCCCAGAGCAACCACGAGGGGGTCCTGCTGGACCGGCTCCAGGAGGCCCGTCGGGACTGCGCCGGGGGGGTGTTCAACCCCGGGGCCTACACCCACACCAGCGTGGCCCTGCGGGACTGCGTGGCGGCCCTGCGGATTCCCGTGGTGGAGGTGCACCTTTCCAACACCCACGCCCGGGAGCCCTTCCGCCGCCGAAGTCTCCTGGCCCCGGTGGCGGCGGGGCGGGTGGAGGGCTTCGGCGCGGCGGGGTACCTGCTGGCCCTGGAGGGGCTCCTGGGGATCCTCCGGGAGAGGGGGCTCTAG